The following is a genomic window from Rhizobium sp. NRK18.
GTCAACCTGATGGCGCCCGGGCGCGGCGAGCGCTTCCTGTTTCGCGGCGAGATCACCAAGCCGGGCACGAACATCATCGTCGCCGACGGGCGCGCCTATGAAATCAGCGACGGGCCGGCCCGACTGATCGCCTCGATGACCGGAACGATGATGGCCTTCCGCGGCCGCGAGGGGTTCGCAGGATGACCTTCGAATTGCATCCAGCATCCGGAAAATCCGTCCTGTTCGTCATGGCTGTCGCCGCCGAATACGGACCTCACCTGCAGGCCCGCTTCAAGCCGCTGATGACCGGTGTCGGCCCGGTGGAGGCCGCCGTCCAGTTGACCCGGACACTGGCGCGGCTGGAAGCCGAAAACCGTCTGCCCGATCTCATCGTCTCGCTCGGATCGGCCGGTTCGGCTGTGCTCGAGCAGACGGAGGTTTACCAGGCTTCCTCGGTCAGCTATCGCGACATGGACGCGTCGCCACTTGGTTTCGAGAAGGGCGTCACGCCGTTTCTGGATCTGCCGCATACCGTCCCGCTTGCACCGGCCATTCCCGGGCTGAAGGCCGCCACCCTTTCCACGGGCGCCAACATCGTTTCCGGGTCGGCCTATTTCGGCATCCCCGCCGACATGGTGGACATGGAGACCTTCGCGGTTCTGCGCGCCGCCATGGCTTTCGACTTGCCGCTGGTCGCCCTCAGAGGCATTTCGGATGGCAAGACGGAACTCAACCACGTCGATGACTGGACGGAATATCTCCATGTCGTGGACGAGAAGCTGGCGGCAGCCGTGGACCAACTCTTTGCCGCGATCACCGACGGTCTGCTGGAGAGAGTGCCGGCCTGACGGCGACCATCGGCTGTGACCGGCAACTGTGGGTTCGAGAAGGCCCGGAAGCAGGACAATTGAGGCAATAAAACCCGGAAATCCGGTATTCCCGGATTGAAAAAAGCCAGCGATTTCTCTAAAGGCTCGCCATGACCCAGACAGCGCACCCCCATCCCGAAACCATCCTGATCATCGACTTCGGCAGCCAGGTCACCCAGCTGATCGCCAGACGCGTCCGCGAGACCGGCGTCTACTGCGAAATCTGGCCGTACCAGAGCGCCGACGAAGGCTTTGCCAAGCTCAATCCCAAGGGCGTTATCTTTTCCGGCGGCCCGGATTCGGTGACCCGCGAGGGAAGCCCGCGCGCACCGCAGGCGGTGTTTGACTCGGGCGTGCCGATCCTCGCCATCTGCTACGGACAGCAGACGCTGGCGACCCAGCTCGGCGGCAAGGTCGAGGGCGGCCATGCGGCGGAGTTCGGACGGGCGGACGTCAACATCCTGAAGGCGTCGCCGCTGTTCGAAGGCTTCTGGGAAGTCGGCGGCAGTTACCCCGTGTGGATGAGCCACGGCGACCGCGTCACGCAGGCTCCTGAAGGCTTCGAGATCATCGGCGTGTCGCCGAACGCGCCGTTCGCGATCTGCGTCAACGAAGAGAAGCGCTACTACACCACCATGTTCCATCCGGAAGTGGTGCACACGCCGGACGGCGGCAAGCTGCTCGCCAATTTCGTGCACAAGATCGTCGGCCTGCATTCCGACTGGACGATGGCGGCCTACCGCCAGGAAATGATCCAGAAGATCCGCGACCAGGTCGGCTCCGAACGCGTGCTCTGCGCCCTGTCGGGCGGCGTCGACAGCTCGGTTGCCGCCGTTCTGATCCACGAGGCGATCGGCGACCAGCTGACCTGCGTCTATGTCGATCACGGCCTGATGCGGCTTGGCGAAAGCGAACAGGTGGTCTCGATGTTCCGCGACCATTTCAACATTCCGCTCGTGCATGTCGATGCTTCTGACCTCTTCATCGGCCAGCTGGAAGGCGAAGTGGATCCGGAAAAGAAGCGCAAGATCATCGGCCGTCTGTTCATTGAGGTGTTCGAGGAACAGGCCAAGAAGATCGCCGAGGACGGCAAGGGTTCGCCGAGCTTCCTCGCCCAGGGCACACTCTATCCGGACGTGATCGAGAGCGTGTCGTTCTCGGGCGGCCCGTCGGTGACGATCAAGAGCCACCACAATGTCGGCGGCCTGCCGGAACGCATGAACATGAAGCTCGTCGAGCCGCTGCGCGAACTCTTCAAGGACGAAGTGCGTGCGCTCGGCCGCGAGCTCGGCATTCCCGAAAGCTTCATCGGCCGCCATCCCTTCCCCGGCCCGGGGCTGGGCATCCGCCTGCCCGGCGGCGTAACCCGCGAAAAGCTCGACATCCTGCGCAAGGCGGATTCGATCTACATCGACGAGATCAAGAAAGCCGGCCTCTACGACGAAATCTGGCAGGCCTTCTCCGTGCTTCTGCCCGTCCAGACCGTGGGCGTGATGGGCGACGGACGCACCTATGACCGGGTGCTGGCGCTGCGCGCCGTGACCTCGGTCGACGGCATGACCGCGGACTTCTTCCCCTTCGACATGAACTTCCTCGGCCGGGTCTCGACCCGTATCATCAACGAGGTCAAGGGCATCAACCGCGTGGTCTACGACGTAACGTCGAAGCCGCCGGGCACGATCGAGTGGGAGTGATCTTCCCGACAGATTGAAGACTGAGGAGGGCGGGACATTCCGCCCTTATTCATGTCCGGCGACTGCACCCCGTGGATGTCCTTCTCTAGGCTCGGACAAGGTTGAAACGCCAGTCTGGCGCGCAGGGAAACCGGCATGCGATGACGCGTGCCCGCGTGAGGACATCGTCTCCATGAATATTCTTGTCGTCGGTAACCAGGGTTATGTCGGGCCGGTGCTGATCAGGCATCTGCGCGAGCGCTTTCCGGAATCGGCGATCTGCGGCTACGACACCGGCTATTTCGCGCATTGCCTGACCGGCGCCACATCAAGCCCGGAGGTGCTGCTCGACGCGCAGTATTACGGCGACGTGCGCAGCTTTCCGACGCATTTCTACGAGGATTTCGACGCGATCGTGCTGCTGGCGGCGATCTCCAACGATCCGATGGGCAACCAGTTCGAGGATGTGACGCGCGACATCAACAACCTCTCCTGCTGCGAGATCGCCCGCGGCGCGGTGGAGGCCGGCGTCGAACGGATCGTGTTCGCATCGAGCTGCAGCATGTATGGCGCGGCGAGCGGCGTGGCGAAGACCGAGACGGACGGGCTCAACCCGCTGACGGCCTATGCCCGCTCGAAGGTCGATACCGAGACCTTCCTCGAACAGCTGGACCAGGACGTGGCTACCATTACGTCGCTGCGCTTCGCCACCGCCTGCGGCATGTCCGACCGGCTGCGGCTCGACCTCGTGCTCAACGATTTCGTCGCCTCGGCTCTCGTGGCAGGCAAGGTTACCGTGCTCTCCGACGGCTCGCCCTGGCGACCACTGATCAGTGTGAAAGACATGGCGCGGGCCATCGAGTGGGCGCTCATCCGCGATCCGGACGAAGGCGGACGCTATCTCGCCGTCAATGCCGGGTCGAACCGCTGGAACTATCAGGTGAAGGATCTGGCGGAAGCCGTGGTTGCGGCCATTCCGAGCTCGGTGCTCGACATCAACTCCGACGCACCTCCGGACAAGCGGTCCTACAAGGTGGATTTCTCGCTCTACGAACGCCTCGCCCCGGATCATCAGCCGCTCGCCACGCTGGAGGGCACGATCGCCGAGCTTGTCGAAGGGGTCAAACGTATCCCTTGGCTGACGGCCGATTTCCGCACGTCGAACTTCATGCGCCTCAACGTCATCAAGGGGCACCTTGAGCGCGGAACGCTCGACAGCAGCCTGCTATGGACCGGCCGATAGAGGGTTTTGCCGTCGGGTGACCTTTTCCGACGCGGTCGCTGCGGCTAAACAGGGCCCGGCAAAACGCAAGCGAGGAAATGGCATGTCCGTCACCATCTACGGGATCAAGAACTGTGACACGATGAAGAAGGCCTTCACCTGGCTCGGCGAGCACGGCGAAGCCTATGATTTTCACGACTACAAGAAGCAGGGCGTGACGGAGGAGAAGCTCCGCGAATGGTGCGTAAAGGCGGGCTGGGACAAGGTGATCAACCGCGCCGGCACGACCTTCAAGAAGCTCGCCGATGAAGACAAGCAGGATCTCGACGAGGCAAAGGCGATCGCCCTGATGGCCAACCAGCCGTCGATGATCAAGCGGCCGGTTCTGGATAAAGACGGCCGGATCGAGATCGGCTTCAAGCCTGACGCATATGCGGCGTTTTTCGCATCCTGAGGCACAGTCATGTCGAAGACGACGCGCGCAACGCAATTTCTGGAGAAGGCCAGGGTTGCCTTCACCGTCCACACCTATGACTACGATCCGAATGTGGCGCGGATCGGAGAAGCAGCCGCCGAAGCGATGGGCGAACATCCCTCGAAGGTGTTGAAGACGCTGATGGCGGAAGCGGACGGCAAGCCGGTGTGCGTGGTCGTGCCGTCGGACAGCGAAGTCAGCATGAAGAAACTGGCATCGGCCTTCGGTGCGAAATCGGCGTCGATGATGAAGCCGGCGGATGCGGAGCGCCTGACGGGCTATCATGTCGGCGGGATCAGCCCCTTCGGACAGAAAAAGCGCGTGCCCACCGCAATCGAGGAGACCGCATTGGAGCACGCGCTTGTCTACATGAATGGCGGTCAGCGCGGATTGCAGGTGCGCCTGTCGCCCAAGGATGCGCAGGTGGCCCTCGGAGCGAAAGCCGCCGCATTGATTGCCTGATGGGCGTCAGATACGGGCGCGACGGCCGCCCGGGCCGGCCAGAAGCCAGACGATGAAGCCGAGCAGCGGGAAGATGATGATGCCGAGAATCCAGAGCAGTTTCTCGACGCCGGAAGCGCCACTGCCGAGGACCTTGATGACCGCGTAAATGTCGGCGATGAGGATCAGCAGCCCTATAATACCATATTCCATGATCGTTCCTTTCAAATGAGCGTCACCTTGCAAACGCGTGGCGACAGGAAAAGTTTCCTCGACGTGCCATCGATCGGGCTTCGACGTCTTCATTTGGATGCAGAAGCACCCTAAGTTCCGAACCATCAATTCAAAGACCATCAGGAAGGCTCTTTCCATGACCGCAATGCCCGACGTCCGCACCGCAATCGATCCCGCCAAACTCGACAAGCTGGCCGAGGTCGCCGTCAAGGTCGGCCTGCGGCTGCAGCGTGGGCAGGACCTTGTCGTCACCGCTCCGATCAACGCCCTGCCGCTTGCCCGCCTCATCAGCAAGCATGCTTACAAGGCCGGCGCCGGTCTGGTCTCGACCTTCTTCGCCGACGAGGAGATGACGCTCGCCCGCTATGCGCATGCGCCGGACGAGAGCTTCGACAAGGCCGCCGACTGGCTCTACGAGGGCATGGCCAAGGCCTATGCCGGCAACACGGCGCGGCTTGCGATTTCCGGCGACAATCCGATGATGCTGTCGGAACAGGACCCGGCCAAGGTGGCGCGCGCCAATCGGGCGATGTCGATCGCCTACAAGCCGGCGCTGGAGCATATCTCGAATTTCGACATCAACTGGAACATCGTGTCCTATCCGAACCCCTCCTGGGCCAAGCAGATGTTCCCCGAGCTTCCCGAGGAAGAGGCCGTCAAAAAGCTCGCCGACGCCATCTTCGCCGCCTCGCGCGTCGATGTCGCAGACCCGATCGCGGCGTGGACCACGCATAATGGCGAACTCGCCAACCGCTCGGCCTGGCTCAACGGCCACCGCTTTTCGGCGCTGCATTACACCGGCCCCGGCACCGACCTGACGCTGGGTCTTGCCGACGGCCATGAATGGTTCGGCGGCGAATCGACCGCCAAGAACGGCATCACCTGCAATCCGAACATCCCGACCGAGGAAGTGTTCACGACACCGCATGCCATGCGCGTCGAAGGCACCGTTTCCTCCACCAAGCCGCTGTCGCATCAGGGAACGCTGATCGACAACATCCAGGTGCGATTCGAAAAGGGCCGCATCGTCGAGGCAAAGGCTTCAAAGGGCGAAGCGGTGCTGCAGAAGGTGCTCGATACCGACGAGGGTGCCCGCCGGCTCGGCGAAGTGGCCCTGGTGCCGCATTCCTCGCCGATCTCGCAGAGCGGCCTGCTGTTCTACAACACGCTGTTCGACGAGAATGCCGCCAGCCACATTGCGCTCGGCCAGTGCTACTCGAAATGCTTCATCGACGGCGCCAAGCTTACGAAGGAGCAGATTGCCGCGCAGGGCGGCAATTCCTCGCTCATTCACATCGACTGGATGATAGGCTCCGACAAGGTGGACATCGACGGCATCAAGCCTGATGGCTCGAAGGTGCCCGTCATGCGCGGCGGCGAATGGGCCTGAACGACCTTATGATCCTCGAATGAACGGAAATCCCGGCTCTCAGGCCGGGATTGCCTTTTTGGCGGGCGCGACCATGGCGAACTGCCCCATGACGACGCTGGCGAAGACGATCGCCATGCCGAGAAGCTTGATGCCGGAGAGCGCTTGATCGAGGAAGACCCAGCCGAGCAGGGTCGCGACGGTGGGGCTCAGCACGCCGAGCAGGGAGACGGCAGCCGGATTGATGCGGCTGATGCCGCGAAACAGCAGGAAATAGGGCAGCACGGTTCCGACAAGGCCGAGATAGAGGAAGCCGCCGATATTGCGCGCGGTCAGCATGGCGACCGGCGGCTCCAGGATGAACGTCAGCGGCACGAGGATCAGGCCGCCCATTGTCAATTGCCATGCGGTGAAGGTGAGGCTCGAGACCGGCGGTTGCCAGTAGCGGGACAGCACGACGCCGGTGGCCATGGAGAGTGCGCCGGCGAGCGCCGCGATGAAGCCGATCATGTCGAATTTTGCGCCCGGTCCGAGGACCAGCAGCGCGACTCCAAAAACACCTGCAGCGCAGGCCGCGACCGCCAGTGGCCGGATGCGGAAGCCGAGCGCGAAGCGGGCGATCACCATGGCGGCGAGCGGCTGGATGGAGCCGACGGTCGCGGCCACGCCACCCGGCAGCCGGTAGGCGGAGATGAACAGCATGATGAAGAAGAAGGAGAAATTCAGCGTCGCCAGGATCGCCACGCGCAGCCACCAGACGCCCGTCGGCAGCTTGCGGACGATGGCGAGCAGCAGAAGGCCGGCCGGGAGCGCCCGCATCAGCGAAATGAAAACGGGGCGGTCCGGCGGCAGGAATTCGGTCGTGATGATGTAGCTGCTGCCCCAGATCATGAAGGCGATGGACGTGATCGCGAGATCCGGGAAGTTGGTGTCATCGTTCATGGCGCACCTATTTATCTTGACTTCAAGATAAATCCATAGCTCCCACTTCTCTTGATATCAAGATATTTTTATGGTGATGCTGCGACATGAAGAAAGATCACGTCGACGCCGTCATTGACCAATGGGCGCATGAACGTCCCGAACTCGATACCGAACCGATGGCTCTGCTGGGCCGGTTTGCCCGCGTCTACAGCCACCTCAGACGGCAACTGGACGATGTTTTCGATGAATACGGCCTCGACCAGGGCAAGTTCGACGTGCTGGCAACATTGCGCCGGGCGGGAGCGCCCTATCGCAAGAGCCCGGGCGAATTGCTGGCGGCGACCATGATCACCTCGGGGACGATGACCAACCGCATCGACCAGCTGGCCAAGCAGGGTCTCGTCGAGCGCATCGCCAACCCCGAGGACAAGCGCAGCGTGCTGATCGGCCTCACGGACAAGGGGTTTTCACTCATCGACGAGGCCGTCGGCGCGCATGTGAAGAACCAGCACCGGCTGGCGGCGCTCCTGAGCAACGAGGATCGCACGGCGCTGAACGATATCCTGCGGCGGTACCTGGCGGAATTCGAAAGCTGACGTCGCGCGCGGCCTGATCCGTCAGAACAGGCTTCCCTGTTTCGGTGGATCGGTCTTCACGGGCTTTGCCGGCGCCTTCCTTGGAGCAGGCTTCGGCGGTGGCGTCTCCGAGCCGCCGACCTCACCCGCCACTGCCTGCACACGTCCATCGGCGAACTCGACCTGGAAAGCCTGTCCTTCGGAAAGCATGGTTGCACGCGGCAGCGGCCGGTTTTCGGCATCGCGGATGACGGCGTAACCACGCGCCAGCACATTCTTGTAGGACAGGGAGTTCAGGACGCGGCCATGGGCCGCCAGCGCGTCCTTGCGCCTCGCAATGCGGATATCGATCGCCCCGTCGGCACGCGCCGACAATGTCTGCACCCGGTCGCGCGACCGTTCCATATGGCCGAGCAGGCGCACCGGCAGCGTGGCGAGGCCGGAGGCGGCCCGCTCATAGCTGCGTCGCTTGTTGATCGTGCTGAGTTCCAGCCCCCTTCCTAGGCGGGCTGCCGCTTCATCGAAGCGCCGGCGCGGCAAGGCCAGCAATTGGTCCAGCGAAGGCAGGGCACGCACGAGCGCCCGCAGCGCCTGGCCGCGATTGTCCATCTGCCGGGAGACCGCCCCTTGCAGGCGTGCCGAAAGGCTTGCGACTTCCGCTTCCAGCTCCGCCTTGACCGGAACGGCGATTTCCGCAGCGCCTGTCGGCGTCGGGGCGCGGATGTCGGCGGCATGATCGATCAGCGTCCAGTCGGTTTCGTGTCCGACGGCCGAGATCAGCGGAATGGTGCTTTCGGCAGCCGCCCGCACGACAATCTCGTCGTTGAAGCTCCAGAGATCCTCCAGGCTGCCGCCGCCGCGCGCGACGATCAGCACATCCGGCCGCGCGATCGGCCCGCCGGGCACAAGCGCATTGAAGCCGCGAATGCCGTTCGCCACCTCCTCGCCCGATCCCTCGCCCTGAACCTTGACCGGCCAGACGACGACATGGACCGGAAAGCGGTCCGAGATACGGTGCAGGATATCGCGAATGACCGCACCGGTCGGCGAGGTGACGACACCGATCACACGCGGCAGGTAGGGAAGCGGCTTCTTGCGCTCCTGATCGAACAGTCCCTCGGCGGCAAGCTTGCGGCGGCGCTCATCCAGAAGCGCCATCAGCGCGCCGGCACCGGCGGGTTCCAGGGTCTCGATGATGATCTGATATTTCGACGAACCGGGAAAGGTGGAAACCTTGCCGGTGGCGATCACCTCCATGCCTTCCTCCGGCTTGAAGCGGAGCCGTGTGAAGTTTCCCCGCCAGATGACGGCGTCGATGCGCGCCTTGTCGTCCTTCAGGGTGAAATAGGCATGGCCGGAGGAATGGGGGCCGCGATAGCCGGAAATCTCGCCGCGCACGCGCACCTGATCGAACGCCGTCTCGATCGTGCGCTTGATCGAGCCGGAGAGTTCGGAGACGGAATATTCGGCCAGGTTGGAGGGCGAATCGGTATCGAAAATGTTGCTCATGGCGCCATCATGCCGAAGCCGCGTAGCACTGAACAGTGGCCTGCCGGCTTCCCCGCCCTTTGGTTGCCAGTCTGGTCGAGGGCTGCAACCAATTGGTTAAATATCATTAAACTTTGATTTATTTTCATCTTATATAACTTATCGCAGGTGATATTTCACAGGCTAATTCTAATGGGTCAAAAGCAACATTTTCTCAGCCGGTTGGTGGAAGCCGACCGACGCGAGACAGAGCGGCGAAATGTGAAGCTGCCGGGCAAGATCTTCTATCTGAAGAAGGGGCTTCGCGGATATTCATCACAGGACTGCATGCTGCTGAACATTTCCGAAGGCGGCTCCATGATCAAGCTCGTCGCGCCAAGCGCCGTGCCGGAGCACTTCTATCTCGTTATCGAGGGCGTGCAGGCAAAATTTCCCTGTGTGCTGATGGGCAAGGGTGGCGAAACAGTCAATCTTCGTTTCGCGCAGGATCTGCCCACGACTTTCGTCGCCCAGTTGGCCAAGCCGCGCTTCTAGGTGCCGCCACACACCTCACCTCGGCACCACTGCCTATAAGGTTACGATCCGGAACGCACCTCGTAGATGCGGATGCCCGACTTCGGATCCGCAGGAAGGGCGCGGAGATAGCTCGGCACGTCACCCTTGGCCAGTTCGGCATAGAGCCCGTCCGGCTCGAGCGTCATGAGATACTCCGTCTGTGGATCGGTGCCGCAGAAGGCGATGTACCTGACATTCGCGTTCCGTAGCAAGGCTTCGGCCTTGCCCGGCTGCGCCATGCCGATATGCAACTCCGCCAGCATGCCGCCGACATTGCGGTGATATGGAGCGGACAGAACGCGGTGCCGGGTGAAGCGCAGGATCGGCGCGCCGACATTCGACGCACTGGCGACATTGCCGGCGGGGAGAGATGCAAGCTGCTGCATTTCGTCCCTCGTGCGGCAGGTCAGCCCGGCGCCGTCCTTGCCATCCATCGCGACGTCGACGCCCCGCAGCTTCTTGTAGACAGGCTCGACAAGCCCCCAGGTGGAAACGGCGGAAAGAAGGACCGTCGCAACGAAGACAAGGCCCAGACCGAGGTTCTGAGGCTCCCGCCTTGATTTCGCGTGAAGCTCGCCGGCGAGCACGGACAATGGCAACAGCGCGAGAAAATTGGCGAAGAACATGGAGCGCAGCTGAATGCAGCCGATGACCAGATTGACCAGCACGAGGGCCAGCATCGTCAGATGCATCCCGACGCGGTCGCGGAGATACAGCCGGGTGAGGCAGACCGCGACGGCGAAGACCGGAACGGCATAATAAAGCCCGATGCTTTCTGGCGCGAAACGCGCTTCGGACACGATCGACTGTGCCTCGGTCACCGAATTCAGCCAAAGCTTGACGAGCATCGGATCGAGATCGGCAAGCGGGTTGTGCAGGCATTGCGGCGCGATCACCAATGCCCCCGTCGTAACGGCCACACCGACACCGGCAAGGGCCGCCAGTCGCACCGGAAAGCGCGCTTCCCCAGCAAAGCGGGCCGCAAGAAACAGCGATGCTCCGCCGATCGCAGTCAGGGAAAAGAAGCCGAGCGAAAGATTGTCACAGGTAACGACGGAATAGCGCGCCGGCGGAATCGTCAGGAAAAACGCCGCGCTGATCGTCGCCAGCAGCGACAGACCGAAGGACTGGGCCGCGACAGACATGTCGTGGCGGCCCTCCCAGAGCCAGTGCAGCGCGACCATGGCGCAGACGGCGGCGATGAACGGTGTCGTTTCCGCACCGATGGCGATCGCCACGCCGGCGCAGACACCCGCGACGGCATAGCTCACCGCTCTCCTTGCGGGATCGAGGAGCATCGCGGCAATCAGCCCCACGAGCACCAGCTGGGCATTGTGATGGTCGATCGCGCCCGGCCGGAAGCGTCCGAACAGCACTGTCGCGAAGATATTGAGCAGGAGAGCCGCATGCAGCGCACGCATGCCGCCGGCCCGGATCGCCGCGAGACCGAGGGTGAACTGAAGGGCGACGGCGAGCAAGAGCGGCCAGGCGGCGACGCCGGCGATCTCCGCGTTTTCCGGAGACAGGAACAGCGAGAAAAAGGAGATGAGGGCGGCAATCGGCAGATCGATGAAGCGCGACCAGTGCATGAGCACGCCGCCGTCGAGGCCGAGGCGGTATTGCATCAAGTCGAACCAGCCCTGACCATTGAGGAAATCGCGGACTTCGACCAGCCGCAGGGCATCGTCATTGTCGGGCCCAAGGTAATCGGTTGCCTTGAACCAGGTCATGGCCACGAGAACCGCAACGAGCACCAGCGCGTAGAACAGGCAGACCGGACCGTACGTGTTGCGGAAGAAGGTCTTCGACCGTGATGGCGACCCGCGATGTAGGGCAGTTTCAGACATCCCGACCAAATCCGTCATCTTTCCGGACCTTCCGCTTGTTCTTGAGACGCCCGAAACCTAGCCTTAACCTTCTCAAGAAATAGTAAAACGGATGATCATATCTGCGCAGGCGCTGCGCGCGCGTTGAACGCCAACCTCGATCGAGCGGACATTATGGGGCAATCCGACACCATCGCCTACAGCATTGCGGTTCTCTTGCCGTGCTACAATGAAGGGCTGACGATCGCGGACGTCGTCAGCGGCTTCAAGCGAACGCTGCCGGGCGCCGACATCTATGTCTACGACAACAATTCGACCGACGACACAGCGCGCAAGGCCAAGCAGGCGGGCGCGGAGGTCGTGCGCGAGCGCAGGCAGGGCAAGGGCCATGTCGTCCGGCGCATGTTTTCCGATATCGATGCCGACATCTACATCATGGCCGACGGCGACGGGACATACGCACCGGAAGACGCCGAGGAGCTTGTCCGCACACTGCTGACCGAACGCGCCGACATGGTGGTCGGCACGCGCCGCGGCGTGCATGACGATGCCGGCCGCCAGGGGCATGCTTTCGGCAACCGCATCTTCAACATCCTGTACCGGACGATCTTCGGCACCGATTTCACCGACATCTTTTCCGGCTACCGGGCCTTCTCGCGGCGCTTCGCCAAGAGTTTCCCGGCGGTCTCCGATGGCTTCGAGATAGAGACCGAAATGTCGGTTCACGCATCCCGGCTGAAGATGCCGGTCTGCGAGCTGGAGCTGGATTACGGGCGCCGGCCCGAGGGCTCGCATTCGAAGCTCTCGACCTTCAAGGACGGCGGCAAGATCCTCTGGATGTTCGCCATGCTGATGAAGGAGACCCGGCCCTTCGTCTTCTTCAGCATCATCAGCGCCTTCTTCATGGCGGCGAGCCTCGCCTTCATGACGCCGGTACTGCTGGAATATTTCGAGACCGGTCTCGTCGACCGTCTGCCGACCTGGGTCCTGTCGATGGCGCTGATGATGATCTCGTTCATGGTCTTCACCGCCGGGCTCATCCTCGATTCGGTCGCGCGGTCGCGCGCGGAGCAGTTGCGCATCCACTACATGCGGCTGCCTGCCCTGTCGGCGCATGAAAGCCGAAAGGCTGATCGAAACGGCGCCTCGGCTCCAGGCCAATCGTCGCCGACAAAGACATCCGCGGACACGGGGAAACGGCGCAAGGTCAGGGCTGCATGAAACGGCTGATCTGGTTCGCCATCGCCGGCGGCAGCGGCTTCGTCACCGATGCTGCCGTCCTGGCGCTGCTGTTGCACGCGACCTCGCTCGATCCGTTCTCGGCCCGGCTGATCGCCATCGCCGTCGCCATGTGCGTCACCTGGCTCCTGAACCGGACATTCACCTTCGGCAAATCCGGACGCCATGTGCTGTCTGAGGGTGCGCGTTACGGCGGCGTCGGCGTGACGTCCGCGATCCTCAACTACGCGATCTATTCGGCCGTTCTCATCGCCTTTCCGACCGTCCCGCCGCTCGCGGCCCTCGTTATCGCCTCTGCCGCCGCAATGGCATTCAGCTACTTCGGCTATTCCCGCTTCGTCTTCCGCAGATAGGCTCTACCACGGCTCGACGGTCACTTCCGGCCACAGCGATACCGCCCTTTCCGCCTTGCGTTCATGGGTCTCGCGGTTGTCGTAATAGCGGTTCGGTCGGATGCGGAAGGAGAACAGGTCGTCGAGGCCGTAAGGCGCTGTGATTTGAAGATCGCCGGCCGTGTCCAGGCGGGCACCGACGCAATAGGCAACCGACGAGAAACGGGATACGGCATCGCGGCAGTCCGCGATCGGTTCGATGTCGAACCCGAAGTGCTGGCCGAACCACAGGTGCACCCGCGCCTGGTTGCGCACCTCCGCAGGCACCGCCATGTCGGAGAACACGCCTGCCGCGCGTCTGATGACATAATCCTCCGCCTCAAA
Proteins encoded in this region:
- the guaA gene encoding glutamine-hydrolyzing GMP synthase, which gives rise to MTQTAHPHPETILIIDFGSQVTQLIARRVRETGVYCEIWPYQSADEGFAKLNPKGVIFSGGPDSVTREGSPRAPQAVFDSGVPILAICYGQQTLATQLGGKVEGGHAAEFGRADVNILKASPLFEGFWEVGGSYPVWMSHGDRVTQAPEGFEIIGVSPNAPFAICVNEEKRYYTTMFHPEVVHTPDGGKLLANFVHKIVGLHSDWTMAAYRQEMIQKIRDQVGSERVLCALSGGVDSSVAAVLIHEAIGDQLTCVYVDHGLMRLGESEQVVSMFRDHFNIPLVHVDASDLFIGQLEGEVDPEKKRKIIGRLFIEVFEEQAKKIAEDGKGSPSFLAQGTLYPDVIESVSFSGGPSVTIKSHHNVGGLPERMNMKLVEPLRELFKDEVRALGRELGIPESFIGRHPFPGPGLGIRLPGGVTREKLDILRKADSIYIDEIKKAGLYDEIWQAFSVLLPVQTVGVMGDGRTYDRVLALRAVTSVDGMTADFFPFDMNFLGRVSTRIINEVKGINRVVYDVTSKPPGTIEWE
- the ybaK gene encoding Cys-tRNA(Pro) deacylase translates to MSKTTRATQFLEKARVAFTVHTYDYDPNVARIGEAAAEAMGEHPSKVLKTLMAEADGKPVCVVVPSDSEVSMKKLASAFGAKSASMMKPADAERLTGYHVGGISPFGQKKRVPTAIEETALEHALVYMNGGQRGLQVRLSPKDAQVALGAKAAALIA
- a CDS encoding NAD-dependent epimerase/dehydratase family protein, which produces MNILVVGNQGYVGPVLIRHLRERFPESAICGYDTGYFAHCLTGATSSPEVLLDAQYYGDVRSFPTHFYEDFDAIVLLAAISNDPMGNQFEDVTRDINNLSCCEIARGAVEAGVERIVFASSCSMYGAASGVAKTETDGLNPLTAYARSKVDTETFLEQLDQDVATITSLRFATACGMSDRLRLDLVLNDFVASALVAGKVTVLSDGSPWRPLISVKDMARAIEWALIRDPDEGGRYLAVNAGSNRWNYQVKDLAEAVVAAIPSSVLDINSDAPPDKRSYKVDFSLYERLAPDHQPLATLEGTIAELVEGVKRIPWLTADFRTSNFMRLNVIKGHLERGTLDSSLLWTGR
- a CDS encoding aminopeptidase is translated as MTAMPDVRTAIDPAKLDKLAEVAVKVGLRLQRGQDLVVTAPINALPLARLISKHAYKAGAGLVSTFFADEEMTLARYAHAPDESFDKAADWLYEGMAKAYAGNTARLAISGDNPMMLSEQDPAKVARANRAMSIAYKPALEHISNFDINWNIVSYPNPSWAKQMFPELPEEEAVKKLADAIFAASRVDVADPIAAWTTHNGELANRSAWLNGHRFSALHYTGPGTDLTLGLADGHEWFGGESTAKNGITCNPNIPTEEVFTTPHAMRVEGTVSSTKPLSHQGTLIDNIQVRFEKGRIVEAKASKGEAVLQKVLDTDEGARRLGEVALVPHSSPISQSGLLFYNTLFDENAASHIALGQCYSKCFIDGAKLTKEQIAAQGGNSSLIHIDWMIGSDKVDIDGIKPDGSKVPVMRGGEWA
- a CDS encoding PLDc N-terminal domain-containing protein produces the protein MEYGIIGLLILIADIYAVIKVLGSGASGVEKLLWILGIIIFPLLGFIVWLLAGPGGRRARI
- a CDS encoding arsenate reductase, translated to MSVTIYGIKNCDTMKKAFTWLGEHGEAYDFHDYKKQGVTEEKLREWCVKAGWDKVINRAGTTFKKLADEDKQDLDEAKAIALMANQPSMIKRPVLDKDGRIEIGFKPDAYAAFFAS
- a CDS encoding 5'-methylthioadenosine/S-adenosylhomocysteine nucleosidase (Enables the cleavage of the glycosidic bond in both 5'-methylthioadenosine and S-adenosylhomocysteine), producing MTFELHPASGKSVLFVMAVAAEYGPHLQARFKPLMTGVGPVEAAVQLTRTLARLEAENRLPDLIVSLGSAGSAVLEQTEVYQASSVSYRDMDASPLGFEKGVTPFLDLPHTVPLAPAIPGLKAATLSTGANIVSGSAYFGIPADMVDMETFAVLRAAMAFDLPLVALRGISDGKTELNHVDDWTEYLHVVDEKLAAAVDQLFAAITDGLLERVPA